In Candidatus Scalindua japonica, a single genomic region encodes these proteins:
- a CDS encoding trypsin-like peptidase domain-containing protein, protein MKKGYKPFIWFVAVKILLLISLLPATINAKETFPRRNAIVAAVEKVGSSVANLSTERLLVDRRADPFFGYRNDFFDQYFNDFFGHHAEKRVEQPLGSGVIIDEDGYIITNEHVINRATVIKVTLADGSKFDATLISSDFHEDLAILKIESPTPLDYIKMGTSSDLMIGETVIALGNPFGLENSVTTGVLSAKNRTFSIRGEDGAGAFKGLIQTDALINPGNSGGPLVNINGDLIGINTAIVNQAQGIGFAIPVDEVKDILSELFSFREIKKIWLGIEVEETGEGKIGVLVTKVEEESPAENAGIQVGDVLVEMDSITINEVFDFNKNMLKKDIDHIVTFRISRNESKKNLKVKLQKIPLPSVEQLASDKFGLDVQELKSSIAESLRLGWLKGGVLISGVESNSPAERAGIEPGFVLVRIGQYRIFNLEELGMLLNQIKRGDFVSIGFVFSDSSDEYQKYTRLRSR, encoded by the coding sequence GTGAAAAAAGGATATAAACCCTTTATATGGTTTGTCGCAGTAAAAATTCTTTTACTCATCTCATTGCTTCCTGCGACAATCAACGCTAAGGAAACATTCCCCAGAAGAAATGCTATAGTTGCTGCAGTAGAGAAAGTTGGCTCTTCTGTAGCAAACCTGAGCACTGAAAGACTGCTTGTTGATAGAAGAGCAGACCCCTTCTTTGGTTATAGAAATGATTTTTTTGATCAGTATTTCAATGATTTCTTTGGCCATCATGCAGAGAAACGTGTAGAGCAGCCCCTTGGTTCAGGCGTTATAATAGACGAAGATGGATATATTATTACAAACGAACATGTAATAAACAGGGCGACAGTTATAAAAGTAACACTAGCCGATGGATCAAAATTTGATGCGACTTTAATTAGTTCAGACTTTCACGAGGATCTGGCAATACTGAAGATAGAATCACCAACTCCTCTTGATTATATCAAAATGGGTACTTCCAGTGACTTGATGATAGGAGAAACAGTAATTGCTTTGGGTAATCCGTTCGGACTTGAAAATTCTGTAACGACTGGTGTATTGAGTGCAAAAAACAGAACGTTTTCGATCAGGGGGGAAGATGGAGCTGGAGCATTTAAAGGATTAATTCAGACAGATGCATTAATAAACCCCGGTAATAGTGGCGGTCCATTGGTTAATATAAACGGTGATCTTATCGGTATAAATACTGCAATAGTAAATCAGGCACAGGGTATTGGGTTTGCCATTCCAGTAGATGAAGTAAAAGACATACTATCTGAACTCTTTAGTTTCAGGGAAATAAAGAAAATCTGGCTTGGGATCGAAGTTGAGGAAACAGGGGAGGGAAAGATTGGGGTTTTGGTAACAAAGGTTGAAGAAGAGAGTCCCGCAGAAAATGCTGGTATACAAGTTGGTGACGTTCTTGTTGAAATGGATTCAATAACTATAAATGAGGTGTTTGATTTCAACAAAAATATGTTAAAGAAAGATATTGATCATATAGTCACTTTCAGGATCAGCAGAAATGAATCTAAAAAAAATCTTAAAGTAAAACTTCAGAAAATACCTTTGCCTTCTGTAGAGCAATTAGCAAGCGATAAATTTGGACTGGATGTTCAGGAATTGAAATCTTCCATTGCTGAAAGTCTCAGGCTTGGCTGGCTGAAGGGTGGGGTTTTAATCTCAGGAGTTGAGTCCAATAGCCCAGCGGAAAGAGCGGGTATTGAGCCTGGATTTGTTCTTGTTCGCATTGGACAATATAGGATCTTTAATTTAGAGGAATTGGGAATGTTGTTAAATCAAATCAAGAGAGGAGATTTCGTTTCTATAGGCTTTGTTTTCTCAGATAGTAGTGATGAGTATCAGAAATATACAAGGTTAAGATCAAGGTAG
- a CDS encoding AAA family ATPase, whose translation MESKDIKNITDVIKEESGVLSGLSNEMGKVIVGQKHLIERLLIGILANGHILLEGVPGLAKTLSVMTLAKAIKVQYQRLQFTPDLLPADLIGTLIYNPRSGEFTTKKGPIFSNIILADEINRAPAKVQSALLEAMQEKQVTIGDETFKLEDPFLVLATQNPIEQEGTYPLPEAQVDRFMLKLNVDYPDKGEEREILDRMALTDTNIKVDSVLQPGDIKRLRSVVDQIYIDDKIKDYIVDLVIATRDPQKYNLDLSEFIEYGASPRATIFLAIASKAYAFLKGRGYVTPQDVKSIGMDVLRHRVIITYEAEAEEMTAENVIQKIFDNIEVP comes from the coding sequence ATGGAATCTAAAGATATTAAAAATATAACAGATGTTATCAAAGAAGAGAGTGGTGTTCTTTCCGGTTTGAGCAATGAAATGGGGAAGGTGATTGTAGGGCAAAAGCATCTTATAGAGAGATTGTTGATTGGGATCCTGGCTAATGGACATATTCTGCTGGAAGGTGTTCCCGGATTAGCAAAGACACTCTCTGTTATGACGCTGGCAAAAGCAATTAAGGTACAGTACCAGAGACTCCAGTTTACACCTGATCTTCTGCCGGCAGATTTAATAGGTACACTTATCTACAACCCTCGTTCCGGAGAGTTTACTACGAAAAAAGGACCTATCTTCTCAAATATTATCCTGGCTGATGAAATAAACAGGGCACCCGCTAAGGTGCAGAGTGCTCTTTTAGAGGCTATGCAGGAAAAGCAGGTAACGATAGGTGATGAGACGTTTAAACTTGAGGACCCTTTCCTGGTGCTTGCTACACAAAACCCTATTGAGCAGGAAGGTACTTATCCTTTGCCGGAAGCACAGGTTGACAGATTCATGTTAAAACTTAATGTAGATTATCCCGACAAAGGAGAAGAACGTGAAATCCTGGACAGAATGGCATTAACAGATACTAATATAAAAGTGGATTCTGTACTGCAACCTGGCGATATTAAGCGACTGCGTTCGGTAGTTGACCAGATTTACATTGATGATAAGATAAAGGACTATATAGTTGATTTGGTAATTGCTACCAGAGATCCTCAGAAATACAACCTCGATTTAAGTGAATTTATTGAATACGGTGCATCACCCCGAGCCACCATTTTCCTGGCAATTGCCTCAAAGGCATATGCTTTTCTTAAAGGTAGAGGCTATGTCACTCCACAAGATGTAAAATCAATAGGAATGGACGTACTACGACATAGAGTTATCATAACTTATGAAGCAGAAGCGGAAGAGATGACGGCTGAAAATGTCATACAAAAGATCTTTGATAATATAGAAGTACCTTGA